In Roseofilum reptotaenium CS-1145, the genomic window TGCATCAATGGCATACTGACAAGCAGCAAAGGCTTCTGCTCGGTGAGGACTACCCACGGCAATAATCACACTCACTTCACCAATTTCCAAATATCCTAACCGATGGTGAATCACCACTCGATTTACGCTAGGATAGGCTTGATGAATACGTTGGGCAATCTGCTTAAAGATTTCTAGAGCCATCGGTTTATAGGCTTGATAATCGAGAGCGATCACCGGTTTCCCTTCGGTTTGATTGCGAACCATACCGCTCATCAGGGCGATCGCCCCATTGCCGGGATCTTCTGCTAAATGATAC contains:
- a CDS encoding molybdenum cofactor biosynthesis protein MoaE: MLEQFKITRDRLSLEEVYHLAEDPGNGAIALMSGMVRNQTEGKPVIALDYQAYKPMALEIFKQIAQRIHQAYPSVNRVVIHHRLGYLEIGEVSVIIAVGSPHRAEAFAACQYAIDALKEDAPIWKNECWADGTQSWVKPSVDFLQKSGKRQ